One window of the Salvia miltiorrhiza cultivar Shanhuang (shh) chromosome 6, IMPLAD_Smil_shh, whole genome shotgun sequence genome contains the following:
- the LOC130988652 gene encoding S-adenosylmethionine decarboxylase proenzyme-like encodes MESKGGKKKSSSSKSLFYEAPLIYSIEDVRPRGGIKKFRSAAYSNCARRPEMASPISVIGFEGYEKRLEISFSEPGIFADPGAHGLRSLSKDQLDEILEPAQCTIVSSLKNTEVDSYVLSESSLFVYPYKIILKTCGTTKLLLSVPPILNLADALGLTVSSVKYTRGTFIFPGAQPFPHRHFSDEVAVLDSYFSKRGLSSKACVIGGADQHEKWHVYSACAQPAHNMAPVYTLEVCMTNLDREKASVFFKNRSSSAAVMTQVSGIRKILPRSEICDFDFDPCGYSMNAIEGSAISTIHLTPEDGFSYASFEASGYDFRALDLTRVVEKVLACFRPAKFSVALHTCVGEKQFNSKFSLDIKGYFCRERSYDTLAKGGSIIYSSFSSTCSLPRSILESRWSEDEDEEVGKKEYLIDDMDSVTALSLLRMSSMVKPRFHSRL; translated from the exons ATGGAGTCTAAGGGAGGGAAGAAGAAGTCTAGTAGTAGTAAATCCTTATTCTACGAAGCTCCCCTCATTTACAGCATTGAAGACGTTCGACCGCGTGGTGGAATTAAGAAATTCAGATCTGCTGCCTACTCCAAC TGTGCTCGGAGACC AGAAATGGCCTCACCAATCTCGGTTATTGGATTCGAAGGTTATGAGAAAAGACTGGAGATTTCGTTCTCTGAGCCTGGAATCTTTGCTGATCCTGGGGCTCATGGTCTCCGATCTCTTTCAAAAGACCAGTTGGATGAAATACTGGAGCCAGCACAATGCACCATTGTCTCCTCATTAAAGAACACAGAAGTTGATTCCTATGTCCTCTCCGAGTCTAGCCTCTTTGTGTACCCATACAAGATAATATTGAAAACTTGCGGAACTACTAAACTGCTGCTCTCAGTCCCACCTATCCTTAACTTGGCTGATGCACTTGGACTCACTGTGAGCTCTGTTAAATACACTCGTGGAACTTTCATATTCCCAGGTGCTCAGCCATTTCCACATCGACACTTTAGTGATGAAGTGGCTGTTCTTGATAGCTATTTTAGCAAACGTGGCCTGAGCAGCAAGGCCTGTGTGATAGGTGGTGCTGATCAACATGAGAAATGGCACGTTTACTCTGCTTGTGCTCAACCAGCCCACAATATGGCTCCTGTTTATACCTTAGAGGTGTGCATGACAAACTTGGACCGAGAGAAGGCTTCCGTGTTTTTCAAGAACCGTTCAAGCTCTGCGGCTGTCATGACGCAAGTTTCTGGCATCAGGAAAATTCTTCCACGGTCTGAGATatgtgattttgattttgatccCTGTGGCTACTCCATGAATGCTATAGAAGGAAGTGCAATCTCGACAATTCACTTGACACCAGAGGATGGATTCAGCTATGCAAGTTTTGAAGCTAGTGGTTATGATTTCCGAGCACTGGATCTTACCCGGGTGGTCGAGAAGGTGTTGGCGTGCTTTCGGCCAGCAAAGTTTTCTGTAGCTTTGCACACCTGTGTTGGTGAGAAACAGTTCAATTCGAAATTCAGTTTGGATATAAAGGGATACTTCTGCAGGGAAAGGAGCTACGACACACTCGCAAAGGGAGGATCGATTATCTACAGCAGCTTCTCCAGCACTTGCAGCTTACCCAGATCGATTCTCGAATCCAGGTGGagtgaggatgaggatgaggaagtTGGGAAGAAAGAGTATCTTATTGATGATATGGATTCCGTGACTGCGTTATCTTTACTACGTATGAGTAGCATGGTTAAGCCTCGGTTTCACTCTAGGCTTTAG